A part of Vigna radiata var. radiata cultivar VC1973A chromosome 11, Vradiata_ver6, whole genome shotgun sequence genomic DNA contains:
- the LOC106776614 gene encoding decapping nuclease DXO homolog, chloroplastic produces the protein MKLSKSVETLSRKCIAFPEPCEIACYNRVEGGEVFFDDRSLRLFKRHITEDVGADLNEGYDTFIPKKDIGSEGFGFGDLLACSRDKNIPLQSWKHFITFRNNLKKILATAYIRNEPWEMGVHKRNGVVYLDVHNLPERPQSDLDRRRCYVGYCFESLATEDPRRADGEGIHHVDANVEFCSVIKTKLGAHRILMGAEMDCCDSTNDGKRFYVELKTSRELNYHTEERFERKKMLKFWIQSFLAGVPYIVIGFRDDAGRLVRTERIRTEDISQRVEMKNYCQGGVCLAFADEVLGWLSGTVKEDEDYILKFARPFNRLELLQAQSCPDVITSHLELL, from the exons ATGAAGCTTTCAAAAAGTGTAGAAACTCTGTCAAGAAAGTGCATTGCTTTTCCGGAG CCTTGCGAAATTGCCTGCTACAATCGTGTAGAAGGCGGAGAAGTATTCTTCGATGACCGTAGCTTG AGACTTTTTAAGCGCCATATTACTGAAGATGTTGGAGCTGATTTGAATGAAGGTTATGACACATTCATTCCCAAAAAAG ACATAGGCTCAGAGGGCTTTGGATTTGGTGATCTTCTTGCTTGCAGTAGGGACAAAAATATCCCTCTTCAATCTTGGAAACATTTTATT ACATTCCGTAACAATCTTAAAAAG ATACTGGCAACAGCTTATATCCGTAATGAGCCTTGGGAAATGGGAGTGCACAAAAGGAATGGGGTTGTCTATCTTGATGTGCATAATTTACCAGAAAGACCCCAAAGTGATTTAGATCGTAGGAG ATGTTACGTAGGATATTGTTTTGAGAGCCTCGCCACTGAAGATCCTAGAAGAGCAGACGGAGAAGGGATACATCATGTTGATGCCAATGTTGAATTCTGTTCtgtgattaaaacaaaattaggaGCTCACCGCATCTTAATGGGTGCTGAGATGGATTGCTGTGATTCAACTAATGACGGAAAGAGATTCTATGTGGAGTTAAAGACTAGCCGTGAG TTGAATTATCATACCGAAGAAAGAttcgagagaaaaaaaatgttgaagttTTGG ATTCAGTCATTTCTGGCAGGTGTTCCATATATTGTCATCGGATTTAG GGACGATGCAGGTCGTCTTGTTCGGACAGAAAGAATTAGAACCGAAGATATAAGTCAGAGAGTAGAAATGAAGAACTACTGCCAG GGAGGAGTCTGCTTGGCTTTTGCAGATGAGGTATTAGGCTGGCTCTCTGGAACAGTAAAAGAAG acGAAGATTACATTTTGAAGTTTGCTCGACCGTTCAACCGTCTGGAGCTTCTGCAAGCACAGTCCTGCCCAGATGTAATTACTAGTCATTTGGAGCTGTTGTGA